From the Terriglobia bacterium genome, one window contains:
- a CDS encoding GNAT family N-acetyltransferase translates to MSGITLRPVCPDDEDFLYQLYCSTRLQEVAAWGWNPSQQEVFLRMQFKAQHLHYEAQFVNVRHSIIEKDGKSIGRLFVDQGPKEFVLVDISLLPEHRGVGIGRYLIGRLQAEAARMNRMVRLHVLRGNPALHLYERLGFVCVGDDGVYSEMIWTPVEKPTSDIGGAK, encoded by the coding sequence ATGAGCGGCATCACTCTGCGGCCAGTTTGTCCAGACGATGAGGATTTCCTCTATCAATTGTACTGCAGCACGCGACTCCAGGAAGTCGCCGCCTGGGGGTGGAACCCGTCGCAGCAGGAGGTCTTCCTGCGGATGCAGTTTAAAGCACAGCACCTGCATTACGAGGCCCAATTCGTCAATGTCCGGCATTCGATCATCGAAAAGGACGGCAAGAGCATCGGCCGTCTCTTTGTCGATCAAGGCCCCAAGGAATTTGTTCTGGTCGACATATCGCTCCTACCGGAACATCGCGGGGTCGGAATTGGCCGATATCTGATTGGAAGATTGCAGGCGGAGGCCGCCCGAATGAACCGGATGGTGCGCCTGCACGTCCTGCGAGGCAACCCGGCTTTACACCTTTACGAGCGGCTTGGATTTGTGTGCGTCGGAGATGATGGTGTCTATTCCGAGATGATATGGACTCCCGTCGAAAAGCCGACATCCGATATAGGTGGCGCTAAATAA